The Vitis vinifera cultivar Pinot Noir 40024 chromosome 8, ASM3070453v1 genome segment GAAACATTGAAGCGTAAGTCTTTTGAGAccctcatttttataattaataaatattaaaatatataagaaaattaaaatataattgaattatataaatttttgctataaatattaaatcaatcaaataaCCTTTTTTTGGAACATATAAGagtaaaatttcaattatataaTGACGTTCATATTCTACAAagtcatattttaaataatttaaatatgaaatcaattgcctaattttttgttgtttcaaaataaatgaagctaaagaattttaaaaagaaaaataaaatcaattatctattttttttttactatttgaaaaaaaaaaatcatttgtctAAAATTTTCTACCATTTGAAATCAATTATAGAAAAAGAAGTTAAAGTTTATCTAGTTTGCTAATTTTCTacacacaaaaaggaaaaaaaaaaggttggccTCATAAAACAAAGAGATCAAGATgctacttgaaaaaaaaaaagataagaaacaAATAGGCGTGAAATAAAGCATTATTTAaggttaaaaaaagaaaagggaaaactaTAAAACCAATTCAGGAGAAGAGAAGGAATTAGAACTACAGAGAAAAGAAGAATGGATAACAAATAGGGGGAAGAAGAAAGAGCCcctgatgtaggacaaccctaggatggttgcctacactcaagggtaggtgggctagggttttatttttagggtgtaaggagaggaacaaggaataaactttatggtagagaaaattataagataagaaatagagagaaagaagaaacaatgaagaaaagatggaaaaccttagagtctcactaaagccttctaggagtctcacctagaagaaaaatcaatggaatctcaccattgagggttgcaaccttgcaataaaagaaagtataatattattcatcaaattcattcatttgatttacattgattagcctatttataggcttctctaagaaatccaaagtctactaggactctaataacctattatgattctaattataattataacatccaaagtctactaggactctaataacctatcatgactcaaattctaattatattataacttaactagctaatcctaattagactccaacaaatattaatcctaatttaattcaaagtaataataatcctactttaattacaactaatactaattccctttcttgatatatatcttgaatatTCATCCTCATTAGCCCCTCTTCAAAAAAAGAGACACTCTTAAGTTGGCACAGATTTTTTGTGggttaaaaaaggaaaaaggtgtgACAAGCCACTCCTCTATGCCTCTTTcagacaatttggaaggaaatgaaCAGTAGGGCATTCGATAATGAAGAGCATTCTGTCCAAAGGATTAAACttacttttctttgtaatctttgggtgtGATCCAAATTGTTTATAGCTCATGACCCTTCTATTGTAGATTTTATGGATTGGTTGGGGTCTTGTTGAGAGGTGCTGTTTTTTGTtgtctctctttgttttttagAGGTGCTTTAGGCACCCGCTGTAGACTCTGTACTTTGAGACGCTTTTTTGGTGTTTCTCTTTATATCATATGTTTCCTTTAtccatcaaaaaggaaaaagaaagagccAAGGACCATACTTGGATATCTTGTCAGAGTAATGGGAAGATGTCAAAGCCACCTACACCAGAGTGAGACGCTATTGATGGTCCACCAACAATGAGTTAAGAGTTAGGGTTCTCTATGTTTTCTCCTCTTATTGCACTTTCCACAAGCTCTTTTGGTTAAAGGAccaccttttgtttttttgatctGGTTGCAACAACAAAAACATGTTAGAGGCTTATGCCTTTGACAATTTGAAGGCCTTAGATACACTTTGACTCCTAAGGTCTATACCTTTTAGGAGTATAGCACTTTTGTGAACACTTTGATGCGTTTTGGGAATGCTTCGCCTTGAGGTGTGCCCTGAAGAGCACCTCACCAATACCTTTAAAAACACTACTACCCATGCCATAACAAATATGCTAATTATCCAATATAACCCATAATTTCAACTAAAACAAACTTAAAtgtaatcaaatttaaaattaatcaccagaaaagaaaaacaattaaaaggaaaaaaattatagcatGAACACTATGAACAATATCgaacaaaagagaacaaaagaATCTAACATGACACCTTtcactaaaagaaaaaacaaaacacaaaaagGCCTTCATAAAAACCAGTTTTATGagaaacaaattttaaagaaaatgtagAAGTCATAAAAAGGGAACGCCAAATGCATGTCAAAATACAGATATTCAAACACAGTTAACAAGAAACCAGAATCTTGGGTTAGAATGCATGTCAAAATGTGGATATTAAAATGCTGGTGAAACCACATAGCAACATCATTACTCACCTCCAAAGATGAAATGCTGAGGACAGATGCAATTGCTGAAACAATGTCCGACAACTTAATTTGAACCCGAGCTTGCAGCACAAGCAGCTGGTGTATTGCTGTCGTTCAGAGGGTTTTCAGCACGAGTCTCTCTCTCATTCTGGTTACTCTGCTCCGTAACAGAATCAGCCAGATGACTTGATACAGAAGCCTGGCCGGCCCCATTATTTTCCCTGGTGTCAAGACGCTCCATCATGCGAGATACACTAGCAATTCCAGCATTCACCTCTCTCCGAACTTCAGAACCAAGGTCAGCCATGGAATTGTTACGAGAGAACAGCCTCTCCTTCCACCCTCTTGTACTCTTTGAAATCGACTCTTTGTATCTTACAACAtgcatgaataataataaattttcagatcCAGAAAAGAAATTTAACAAACTTGTTGTAAACATTTTGACAGAAAGTAGAGTTTTTATGCTGCTTATACCTCATTGATACTGCATTAAGTCGAGATTTCAGGGATTCTGAAAAGGACTGTAACTCAGAAGGTCCTGCTCTATCTTGATCTGGAGGTGAAGATTGACTTGCAGAGCTGCTATAAACAGATGATAAATAATCAAAGAAATAAATCAACACAGATCATACTGGTGGTGGAGCTGGCAGAGGGTGGCCCCCTCTCAAAAATGATTAACAAGGCAATTAAATCAGAAAATTATGATACCGATTATTAAAGGAAATTCGTCGTGGTGTGACAGCAGATCTGGATGCTGATGCAGACATGTGATCAGTTTGAACAGATGGAAATTGTGGGATTTCCTGCGATGGCTCATCCCCACCAGCTGGAAGTGGGATAGATGGACTAGCTACAGTTATTGCAGCTGGTTCATTTTCTCCTACCTGAACCAGAGAGGCAGGAACAGGACCTGAAGCAGTTGCATTAGGATGAGTTGAGAATACCAAGAAGTGTGAACGCCCATGAGCAGATGAACGACTCCTCTGGCCTTCCCTTCGAGCAATGTGGTGAGCCCTTCCCatagcagcagcagcagccaaGTGCTGAATTATTCGCTCTTCGAGTTCAGGATCATTTGTGCCCACTGGTAACTGCATTACAGAGagatatcataaaaatataaccAGACAGGCTTGCCTTGTAATGTGTAataaccaaggatgaaaatactGGAAACTGATGGAATATTGATGGCTAGATGTTATGGAATTTCAGGAAATATCAAatggaaatttggaaaagaatATTGGTGAAACATAATTagatcaaaacttataaaaatgtttaaaaaaatccccaaaataataaaacaagcaacaatacacatattaaagttgttttaaataaataatatatataataaaatttgtaacattGAACAACAATATGCAATActtgaaaacacatttaatactaaaataatgatcTATATCTAATTTGAATGTACttgaggaaataaaagaaattataatatatatgtataattattttttgtttaaaaatgtttataattttatttacaagtttatatttttcttgtatttaattgttgtacaaaagatataaaaaagagACTTATTAAGAAGATATCacataatttttatcttttgacaatcattttattagaatttaaaattaaaacatttagaaataaatgattgactaaagtttaattttcaacaTTTCATTTCTGTATGGATATAAAATTAATGCTGTAGATGATGCAAAGACaaaataagtatatatatatatatatatatatatccttgtAGGAGAGTAGGGTTCACACTCCAATCCCTcgtaattagttttaaaatatgtcATTTGAGGTGTTGCCGATTTTGATGTGAAAAGTGACAAGATCAGGATAAAATCCGGAAATATCAGAAAAATCGACAACAACCAGAAATAGCTAAAAAATTGGCGATTAAATCACCAAGAAATCCAAAAAGATGTGAGATATCAACAAATTTCCTCCAGAATGACTTCCATCCTGTTTTTTCCCTTTGCCACCTCCTTCCAGTATCCAAtatttttccccaaatatcagCAAAATTTGCCGACAATTTGTTCCTTGGTAGTaacaaaatgataaaagaatgaTTCTTTCAACTGGTACTCATGGACAACAGACATGCTGTAATTCAAAATCCCCAAGGGTGGGATGATGAAATATTGCACTTCTTGGTGGAGTAAGCCTAATATTCCTCTCCCGTTCTACAGCCTCAAGCAATTCCTGACTGGCACAACATAAAAATAGACACCAAAGAAGTAATTCAGATCCAAATTGCAAAGCAGAAaatcaataaatgaaaatgaccAAGATGAACCTGGTTGGATCCTTCAGGCTAATTGATTGCCAGCACATTGGACATTGAGAGCTTCTCTGGCACCTACAGAATAACTAGAGTTAAATTCCAGATTCACATTCGCTTTTACAATCATTAACTATGGttcaaaactttattttggTGTAAATTGATGATTAACTTCCTGAATAGATTACCTTTGACATTAATGTATTGAACTTCTCATAGGAATTTAAAAATGACTTGTGAATTTACATTATATATTTACACATTGAACATTTGAACAGGTCCCTAGGTGAGATTATGGATAATGACAgaatgaaaattcaaaagaagCAGGTAACACTTTTTTGGAGTTAAATGATATATTGATCAGAAACCAATCTATAGAAAATTTGGTTGATTCCAATGAGCATTCATATAAACTAAGTTTTATcaaaccaaattttaaaaaagaccATTTCAATCTGATAAGAATcatacctaatttttatttcaaaaaccaataaaaCATGACATTTTAACTGGATATACACTGATGTCCATACATCCAATCGATATCAGATTGCCAACATGCCAACTCCAATTTTAGATGTAATGATTGTGTGCTATTACTGTGATTACAGAGAGAGAGACAGCCATTGAGCACTGTAGGAAGCAGAAATTCTCAGTAGATGAACACTGTAGGTAGGAATTATTGCATTTGAACACCAACAACAAAGACACAGCAAATGAGCACTGCTGGGAGCAGACACTCTCAAAGGATGTTAAGGTTTGACATATTTCCAGGCAAGAGATTTTGTTAGAGATATGAAGTAGCGGTCAACAGAAGTTCAAGCGACTTGCATTATTAGGAAGTTAGGCACTAAATCTTTATCATGGATCTCTCAACAGCCTAATCCTTCCCTCATCTCCAGCACGGTTGATCTTTTCATTTTCAAGGAGGCCCAATGCCAGCCTGTATTGAGGATAATGTTGATATCAAGACCACAAAAATGTGTTCAGGCACATGCCAGAGGTATCTTGTCTGTTTAAGATGGACCATTGGAAATTTTTTGTGGATCAACGTTTTCAAACTGAGACTTGAGAAGGCATCCTGGGAATTTATTCACTAAGTATTAAAAACCTTCTAGATTGGTGAAGTTATTCCTACTAGGAGGAGCTGCTGTAGCTTTGGTCATTGAGATTTATTTTAGTTGGACCACTTTTCATCTTGATTAACAGTAATTCAGTGTGCTTAAATCTATTGCTACTATTTATGCAGGACAGCAATTGGTGAATAAACAGAATTACTAAAAAGCTCTCAGGAAAAACCTGTCCAAATTCTTATATTACGTTAAAATCAAATtagtaagaaaatatttatttgagagagagagaggagaaaacaCTCTAATCACAACATATATATGTGATGATTAACAGATTCTTCATCAAGCAACTGCCCAACTTGTCAGTTCCAGCAATCTATTTCCTCATTGTATATAACCCTGTTGTATAATCTGTTTCAAAATACACCAGCAACTATGCCGCAATTAAATGTCTTCTTCAAAGGTCCACCAAGAAACAACTTCTTCAGTGCCAATATGGTTTCTCCAGTACAGATAGGTGTGTCTTGCCACTTCACATAATTCAATGTTTGTGGTTTAGTCAAGTGTCATTAACTGATCACATACTTTCAGATCAAATTTCGGCACAATACGCTTGTTCTAAAATCTCTGCTCACCATAATGCTTAACTTGAATGACAGGTCCATTGGTGTTCACATAAAACTTCCAAAACATTCTAGAATTATCTGTTAACATCAAGACAGGTCCATATTTTATGGGCTTAAGACTTAATGAATGAAAGAAATTAAATGTCATTTTTGCTGGAAGATTGTAGACAGCATGGCACTTGAATCTATGTTTGAAGAACTACCTCCAACAGAATTTAATAGGTATTTTTTcttataggtaaatttttgtccctattgagacttgaacctagaacctcccacaaaccctccccatcctTTTACCACTCGAGTCAGGCCTCAAGGCAATGTAACAACTAAGTATCATCATTGAACAATTAATTCCCTTGATACCTTTTAATAGACAATCCTTATTTTCTCATGAGCATAATTACATATTTCACATATTTAATTTCACACGGCTAAATGTACATTCACCTTTTTAGGGGGGTggggaaaagagagagagagagagagagagagagagagaataatttttttcatattttctcatAAAGGAGTTTATAGTGTTTATTTGGATTTTAGAAAGTGGtaggaaaattaaaagaaacaacaaaggaaactcagcttttgtttggtttaccatgaaaaatatgaagaaaaatgaaatcaaataaaaattacttcaaacttataaattttcaaattcttcactCTCaacataaaaaggaaataa includes the following:
- the LOC100242721 gene encoding E3 ubiquitin-protein ligase RHF2A isoform X4; amino-acid sequence: MEEVKNSENHMTSAAAFVEGGVQEACDDACSICLEAFCDSDPSTLTSCKHEFHLQCILEWCQRSSQCPMCWQSISLKDPTSQELLEAVERERNIRLTPPRSAIFHHPTLGDFELQHLPVGTNDPELEERIIQHLAAAAAMGRAHHIARREGQRSRSSAHGRSHFLVFSTHPNATASGPVPASLVQVGENEPAAITVASPSIPLPAGGDEPSQEIPQFPSVQTDHMSASASRSAVTPRRISFNNRSASQSSPPDQDRAGPSELQSFSESLKSRLNAVSMRYKESISKSTRGWKERLFSRNNSMADLGSEVRREVNAGIASVSRMMERLDTRENNGAGQASVSSHLADSVTEQSNQNERETRAENPLNDSNTPAACAASSGSN
- the LOC100242721 gene encoding E3 ubiquitin-protein ligase RHF2A isoform X6, whose protein sequence is MMLAAYALKHSVTVILLRCQRSSQCPMCWQSISLKDPTSQELLEAVERERNIRLTPPRSAIFHHPTLGDFELQHLPVGTNDPELEERIIQHLAAAAAMGRAHHIARREGQRSRSSAHGRSHFLVFSTHPNATASGPVPASLVQVGENEPAAITVASPSIPLPAGGDEPSQEIPQFPSVQTDHMSASASRSAVTPRRISFNNRSASQSSPPDQDRAGPSELQSFSESLKSRLNAVSMRYKESISKSTRGWKERLFSRNNSMADLGSEVRREVNAGIASVSRMMERLDTRENNGAGQASVSSHLADSVTEQSNQNERETRAENPLNDSNTPAACAASSGSN
- the LOC100242721 gene encoding E3 ubiquitin-protein ligase RHF2A isoform X5, whose amino-acid sequence is MMLAAYALKHSVTVILLRCQRSSQCPMCWQSISLKDPTSQELLEAVERERNIRLTPPRSAIFHHPTLGDFELQHLPVGTNDPELEERIIQHLAAAAAMGRAHHIARREGQRSRSSAHGRSHFLVFSTHPNATASGPVPASLVQVGENEPAAITVASPSIPLPAGGDEPSQEIPQFPSVQTDHMSASASRSAVTPRRISFNNRSSASQSSPPDQDRAGPSELQSFSESLKSRLNAVSMRYKESISKSTRGWKERLFSRNNSMADLGSEVRREVNAGIASVSRMMERLDTRENNGAGQASVSSHLADSVTEQSNQNERETRAENPLNDSNTPAACAASSGSN
- the LOC100242721 gene encoding E3 ubiquitin-protein ligase RHF2A isoform X2; the encoded protein is MEVEGMEEVKNSENHMTSAAAFVEGGVQEACDDACSICLEAFCDSDPSTLTSCKHEFHLQCILEWCQRSSQCPMCWQSISLKDPTSQELLEAVERERNIRLTPPRSAIFHHPTLGDFELQHLPVGTNDPELEERIIQHLAAAAAMGRAHHIARREGQRSRSSAHGRSHFLVFSTHPNATASGPVPASLVQVGENEPAAITVASPSIPLPAGGDEPSQEIPQFPSVQTDHMSASASRSAVTPRRISFNNRSASQSSPPDQDRAGPSELQSFSESLKSRLNAVSMRYKESISKSTRGWKERLFSRNNSMADLGSEVRREVNAGIASVSRMMERLDTRENNGAGQASVSSHLADSVTEQSNQNERETRAENPLNDSNTPAACAASSGSN
- the LOC100242721 gene encoding E3 ubiquitin-protein ligase RHF2A isoform X1, translating into MEVEGMEEVKNSENHMTSAAAFVEGGVQEACDDACSICLEAFCDSDPSTLTSCKHEFHLQCILEWCQRSSQCPMCWQSISLKDPTSQELLEAVERERNIRLTPPRSAIFHHPTLGDFELQHLPVGTNDPELEERIIQHLAAAAAMGRAHHIARREGQRSRSSAHGRSHFLVFSTHPNATASGPVPASLVQVGENEPAAITVASPSIPLPAGGDEPSQEIPQFPSVQTDHMSASASRSAVTPRRISFNNRSSASQSSPPDQDRAGPSELQSFSESLKSRLNAVSMRYKESISKSTRGWKERLFSRNNSMADLGSEVRREVNAGIASVSRMMERLDTRENNGAGQASVSSHLADSVTEQSNQNERETRAENPLNDSNTPAACAASSGSN
- the LOC100242721 gene encoding E3 ubiquitin-protein ligase RHF2A isoform X3, encoding MEEVKNSENHMTSAAAFVEGGVQEACDDACSICLEAFCDSDPSTLTSCKHEFHLQCILEWCQRSSQCPMCWQSISLKDPTSQELLEAVERERNIRLTPPRSAIFHHPTLGDFELQHLPVGTNDPELEERIIQHLAAAAAMGRAHHIARREGQRSRSSAHGRSHFLVFSTHPNATASGPVPASLVQVGENEPAAITVASPSIPLPAGGDEPSQEIPQFPSVQTDHMSASASRSAVTPRRISFNNRSSASQSSPPDQDRAGPSELQSFSESLKSRLNAVSMRYKESISKSTRGWKERLFSRNNSMADLGSEVRREVNAGIASVSRMMERLDTRENNGAGQASVSSHLADSVTEQSNQNERETRAENPLNDSNTPAACAASSGSN